The Akkermansia muciniphila genome includes the window CTCACAGAACGGTATATGCCTGGCTCCCTGGTATCCCATAGAAATTCTGAGAGAAGAAATCCAGAGAATTTCTGCCATTGGCCGAAGTAGTTTTCTCAGGGAAATAGGAGGGGAAAGAATTCCACGGCCGGAAGTAAAAGAAATTCTTCAGCATCTTGATGACGGAAGCAAAACCATGTTGCTTGAAGGAGGACCGGGCGCCGGAAAAAGTTGCGTTCTCCTCAATCTTGTCGATCAGCTGGAACAAGATCCAGACGCTCCATACAACGTCATCTACCTTCAAACCAAGGAATTTGACGACCTTGGGAACGGCACAGACAGGATATCTCAGGAACTGGGTTACGACTTTCCCCGCAAAATAGCCCGGTTTGCAGAATGTCATCCCGTCATCGTTGCCATGGATTCTCTTGACGTCATCGCCATCTCAACAGGCGGCGCTGCTTTCAGATATTTTTTCGCCCTGATTGATCAACTCAGAAATATTCCCAATATCTTCATCGTCGCTTCCTGTAGAACCTTTGATGCTGCTTATGACTCTCGGTTACGGGCTATTCCCTGGGAAAAACGTATCTCCGTAAAACCCTGGGACTGGAAGGAGGAGATTGTTCCGCTTTTTGAGAAATGGGGCTGGAATGCCTCTCAAGTGGGTGACAGACAGAAATGTCTTCTCTCATCGCCCTACATGCTTTGGATCTATCATGAACTTCGTCAGCAGGGAATGGTCCCTACTCAATCGAATGACATCGACCTTCTATCCGGATATTTGAAGTTTTCCCTGAATGAAAAAATGGGAGAACCTTCCCGCAAACGAATCGAAAAATCTCTTCATGAGATTGCGCTGAGAATGCTGGCCCGGCACAGAATGGAAATCATGGAAGAGGAAACGGAATTGCAGGAGGAAGATATTCGTATTCTGCAAAGCCTCCATATTCTTGAGAAATCAGGGCATTCCAATCTCAGATTCGGCCATCAAACCTATCTGGATCTCATTTTGGTACGGAACGCCATCCGACAAGGAAAAACCTTGTCTGCATACGCAGGAGAACTGCCTCCTGTTCCCTTTGTACGCCCCATTGTCAGAACGTACTTCTTTTACCTCAGAAGCCACAATTCCGAACGATTCCGACAAGAATTAAGGGGGCTTCTGGACTCCAGCCAAATCGCCTTTCATCTGAAAAGGCTGATGGTTTCTTCTCTTGCAGAGGTCATTCCGGAACCCAATGATCAAGCACTGGTTCGTTACCTGTTCCAGTCAAAAAATGAGTTGTTTTTGCTGTTCTTCAGAAACATCAAGCAATACGAATGGTTCCTGTTTTTGAGAAGAAACTGGTTTGATGCGATTTGCCAGTCACATGATGAAAGCTGGCTCGGATGGATGGTCCATCAAGCCGGTGAATTTTATGAGTTTCATCCAAAGGAGATTACTGATTTTTGGTTAAGCGTACTGGAATTCCCCTGGCCTAATCAGGAAAGTCTGAAAGAAAATATTATTTCTTCTCTTGAAAAACATGATATCGCCAACATTAATGAAACGTTTCCCCTTCTAAAAAATATTTTAAGCCATCCTTATCAAGACGAATATGTCTCCTTCCCAGTTGAACAGATCTTGATGAAGATGCCGAAGGGAGAAACAGAAAAATATGATGATTTACTTTTCTCATGGGTAGCAAACGGCTATGACCATCACCTTCCGGAATGTCTCGAAACACTGCAAAAAAGCTTAAGGTGCTCAGAAAAGCATTTTTCAAGGAATCACGACTTTCTGGAAAACGCCATCAAATCATCTTCCTACTTACTAGGAAAATGTCTGGACCATATTATTCAATGGGTCAATCATTTATATGGTTCTGAAAAAGATGACAAGGAATCTATTGATTATTGCCTTTCAGAATATGGAGATCTGACTCTTATGAGCCACGAAAAAAACTTTTCCGTTTTTATCATACTAGTCAGAAAAGCGTGCATGGAGCAGAGTGCGCAAGAAAAGGAATGGTGGACAAAAAAACTTCCAACTCTCATGCAGGAAGTTGATAAAAATCCGGCTCTCATGTTTATTGTAATTTCCTCATTACTAATTAATCCAGAAAAGTATTTGACGGAAAGCAAGCAAATCATCAGATATTTTATTACCCAAAAACATTTTTTCTTCCTTCATGAATCCAGTCAATTATTAAAACAAATCGTTCCATATCTCGATGAAGCAGAACAATATTCCATTATTGATCCACTTTTCGACACTTATCAAAATAGTGATGATCCATGGCAAAAAGAAAGAGTTCTTACATTTCTCGACATCATACCCCAACCATGGAAAACACAAAAAATTATTACCTTCATCGACATAGCTAAACGGGGAGGTATCTCCCCACACCTCTGCCTTCCTGCCGATGCAGACCGAATATTGGGAGGGTATGTTCCTTCAGCCGTCCCTACTGAACGTTTCCTGTGTTTTTCTGAAAACGAAGTTTTACGAGTACTGAAACATTTTCATGACATAAATTATCAAACATACCCCTTAGATCATGAAGATCCCCACATTCAATATCAATTGCAGAAAGCTATTAGCATGGCTCCCACACAATTTGATTACCTATGGAAAAAGCATTGGACGGAACTGGATGATCAAATTCATAACGCTGTTTTAGGAGGTCTTGCAGACCATCTTCATTACCTATATGGTCATATAAGAGCAGACAAGTGGAAAGCCAGAGAAAAACCAGAGGCACAGGAAATAGCAAATGAAATTTTATCCCTGATCAAAAAAACGGAGGATTTCAGCGAAAGAACTATTGCCTCAGCGTTGGAAGCCAGTTCCTTGATCGTTTTTGAAGACGAAAAATTGTATCAGGAAATCATTAATTACTTGAAAAGATTAATCAATTATATTGATCCATATGTGGAAGAGGTAGAAGGAATAAACATAGGGCGTGTTTTAAATTCGCCCATCGGATCGGCAATCCAGGCAGCTTTCATTCTTTTTGAGAAAAAACGAGGGAAAGACATCTCTCCAGAGCACATGCAACTGCTCAGAGATTTTGCTTTGATGGAAAATCCCTCCATCAAAGCATTCTACATAGATAGAATGCTTCCGTTATTGAATAATAACCGGAAAATAGCATGGGAATTATTCAATGAAATGGTTACAGATGAACAACTATACGGTACAGATGAAGTTTACCGTTTTCTCTATTACTGTTATCACAGGGAAATTGATTTAGTAATACCTCATCTGAAGACTATGCATACATCTCAAATTGACTCCATCGGAAAAAGCTGGGGACAATTGGAGGCCTTATGTTATCTGGATAATCAAATTACCAAAGATGTTTTTGAAGAAGAGATCGTGTCTGCCCGAACAGAAACCTCATGGAAAGGCGCTTTAAATGTATATCTTTCCAATTTAAAAGATACGAACGATGCTGAAAGTAAAAACACCATCAGGAAATGTCTGGAAGAAATTCGATTTATTTTTTATTTAAAACAAGATCTGTTCACTGGAGAAATAGATTTTATCCATACATTTTATTCACCCGAAATTCAAGATTACACCATCATCCAATTAGTAAAAATAATCCTGGAGAAAAAACCTTCTATTTGCATTAAGGATTTTTCCTTTTTTTCATGGATGGCAAAAGCAGCGCCCAATCATATAGATGATATCCTGGAAATGATGGAAACTTTATCCCAAAATACAGTTGCTGAAGATTGGAAGTACTTTTATGGTTCTGAAATCCTTACTGTTATTACGGAACTTTTCAAGGAGGGAGAAAGCAGAGAAATATCTGATCAGGGACAGTTTTTGCGCCGTTCTCTTGCCATCATTGAACGCTTACAGAAAAAGCATGTAAATCTGGATGACTGGTACAATAACTTTGAACGGACATGAAATGACGCCATCAACAAAGTTATTTGATTTACAATAAATCATCTATCATCAAATATCCAGCACGTGCAGTCATGAAACAAACCTACCGGCAGACTGGAAGAGAAAAACACGGCCCAGACTTCTTTTTTTAATTTTCAGGGAATAGAATCAAAGCAGAACACTACCCCGTCTTTAAAGGAAAAAATAATGGAGGTTCAACAAGTAAACAAGGAAGAGCACGTGGAAGAAAAAAATTCCAGACCTGACCATCCCCACGTCAACACCATGACGTTGGAAAGAACCCCGCTCACAGATGCTGATCGCGAATTTTCTCCTTCAGAAGCTGTACTCAATTCCTGGATCGCCATGGAGGTTTTATCCCCCATGACTTTCCGTAAACCGGAGAATTTATGTGACGGAAACTCTAAAAATGTTATCCAGCTTAACGACTGGTTCCTACCCTGGGAATATGAAGATAACAATTTCCGAAAGGGCTACCGGATTTATTATCAAATTATTCTCGGCTCCATCTCCATGGAGGGAGCTGTAAAAGAATTGCTTAACGTTTATTCAGACTCCCGGGAACAACGGCCGTCCTCTTCGGGAGAAGCAGTACTGGCCAGCGTCATTGTGGACGCAACAGGAAAAATTGCAGGACAGAATTCCATCGCCATTTCCAGCTTTGGATGGGGTGTTCCCATCGCATTACAAGGTGATTTACGCTGTCTGGAGCAGTGGCCTCTGGCCGAGGAGGATCTTATCAACAAGCTTACGGCCAGATTAAGCAGAAGAGATGAGGACGGGAATCTGCTGCCTCTTCATTCATCTGATATCACGGGCGCTTACAGGTGGCTGGTCAACATCCTGGGCCTGGATAAGGCTTTAGTGAAGGAACCATCCTTCATCCTGCGCATGTACCAATGGAACCAACTCAAAGAAGCCCCGGAACCTCCTTTACTCAACTCATTTTTTCTTAAGGATCTCGACTGGGCCAAACGGTTGTCACAGAAAAAAAGGCTGCCGGATAATCTGAGACGCTATCTTGGAATGCTGCTGCCTCTTGAGCGTTGGGATCTCCTGCACGACCATCCCGCCGTCAGGCAAATCCTTTCTCCATTTCGATTCCCATTGGCTGCATGGCCCGGCCAGGGACGGCATTCCCTGGCGCCGCTTCAACAATGTGCTGTCAATATCGCTCTCTCTGAATTACAAAATGGAGGTATCCTCGCCGTAAATGGTCCACCGGGAACAGGAAAAACCACCTTGCTCAGGGACATCGTCGCAGGCATCGTCTTTGAAAGAGCAAAGGTGATGGCTGACTTTAACGATCCTGAAGACGCCTTCAAACATTCTGGTGAAAAGGTGAGAAGAGGCAGTGCTTTCCTCAACCTATACTCTCTTTCACCCAAATTGAAGGGGTTCGAAATCGTCGTCGCCTCTTCCAATAACAAGGCGGTGGAGAATATCAGCCAGGAACTGCCGGGACGCGATGCAGTAGCGGAAGA containing:
- a CDS encoding ATP-binding protein, whose amino-acid sequence is MSRSAVESHKGDRYQNLLAAQYIAEMMDEKSGQKIVRMEIESTRVLDGDPIEVEDFIIHHESGRKTYCQCKKNQTARRDWTIHGLGEELNKAWNLFKNADDIESIDFYCQNGFGDLGKLAEESRSYPDVQSFIHTAINNNATINSIYQKLKEVLDIQGEDTELWEFLKTLSFRTIEQETIRECTLLHLSSIATNANAALDAVLELVAKANAREKKTGLESRRTDSSFITRQDVLKKFSQNGICLAPWYPIEILREEIQRISAIGRSSFLREIGGERIPRPEVKEILQHLDDGSKTMLLEGGPGAGKSCVLLNLVDQLEQDPDAPYNVIYLQTKEFDDLGNGTDRISQELGYDFPRKIARFAECHPVIVAMDSLDVIAISTGGAAFRYFFALIDQLRNIPNIFIVASCRTFDAAYDSRLRAIPWEKRISVKPWDWKEEIVPLFEKWGWNASQVGDRQKCLLSSPYMLWIYHELRQQGMVPTQSNDIDLLSGYLKFSLNEKMGEPSRKRIEKSLHEIALRMLARHRMEIMEEETELQEEDIRILQSLHILEKSGHSNLRFGHQTYLDLILVRNAIRQGKTLSAYAGELPPVPFVRPIVRTYFFYLRSHNSERFRQELRGLLDSSQIAFHLKRLMVSSLAEVIPEPNDQALVRYLFQSKNELFLLFFRNIKQYEWFLFLRRNWFDAICQSHDESWLGWMVHQAGEFYEFHPKEITDFWLSVLEFPWPNQESLKENIISSLEKHDIANINETFPLLKNILSHPYQDEYVSFPVEQILMKMPKGETEKYDDLLFSWVANGYDHHLPECLETLQKSLRCSEKHFSRNHDFLENAIKSSSYLLGKCLDHIIQWVNHLYGSEKDDKESIDYCLSEYGDLTLMSHEKNFSVFIILVRKACMEQSAQEKEWWTKKLPTLMQEVDKNPALMFIVISSLLINPEKYLTESKQIIRYFITQKHFFFLHESSQLLKQIVPYLDEAEQYSIIDPLFDTYQNSDDPWQKERVLTFLDIIPQPWKTQKIITFIDIAKRGGISPHLCLPADADRILGGYVPSAVPTERFLCFSENEVLRVLKHFHDINYQTYPLDHEDPHIQYQLQKAISMAPTQFDYLWKKHWTELDDQIHNAVLGGLADHLHYLYGHIRADKWKAREKPEAQEIANEILSLIKKTEDFSERTIASALEASSLIVFEDEKLYQEIINYLKRLINYIDPYVEEVEGINIGRVLNSPIGSAIQAAFILFEKKRGKDISPEHMQLLRDFALMENPSIKAFYIDRMLPLLNNNRKIAWELFNEMVTDEQLYGTDEVYRFLYYCYHREIDLVIPHLKTMHTSQIDSIGKSWGQLEALCYLDNQITKDVFEEEIVSARTETSWKGALNVYLSNLKDTNDAESKNTIRKCLEEIRFIFYLKQDLFTGEIDFIHTFYSPEIQDYTIIQLVKIILEKKPSICIKDFSFFSWMAKAAPNHIDDILEMMETLSQNTVAEDWKYFYGSEILTVITELFKEGESREISDQGQFLRRSLAIIERLQKKHVNLDDWYNNFERT